In the Flavobacterium sp. J372 genome, one interval contains:
- a CDS encoding outer membrane beta-barrel protein: MKSSITTLLLLLVSLSATAQSSVLTGRVKDAANGPIPFADVSLLAAADSTRAHMSDENGYFELKGFKDGNYTLKVSALGFKDFTKAIVLKGKTDVGDIVLEESSQLLEEVTINAKRPIVRRKIDRLEFDVENSTLSSENGWEILKKTPGINSAGNGLSIRGSSNVMILINDKRVYFTGQELQQFLENTPGDQIKSIEVITNPPAKYEAQGTSIINIKMRKNFMKGYKGSVSAAYVQSTYPKGVVFTSQNYRNDKFSVYGSYMYGSGTYLELGESRREYLNSAGGLESVWRGQNDANFQATQQNSYNFNMQFEPDSLNTFNIGANGFFSLKSTAEIDHINRIYDGNGNLDSLYTSRNRRSYPYKTNTINGFYEHKFTDKTNINISGDYSWYYNYEGQDITADFMLPDAAPYRRERINSDDDRRISLLSLQADFVTRKDSSGFEGGIRFGRVTADTQLVFRDSDGGDLVYNPNLSNEFLYDENIFAAYAGYDMELDKWNLKAGLRGEYTSLEGNSVTTNEVNTQEYFKLFPTAYALYKANDSHHIGLSYGKRIVRPQYSWLSPFRAYSNPYVYSTGDPRLQPTIAHNFSLLYTLKQKFNFDLYYRHEVDPALQVQYQDYATTTLIRKYTNIEDNNSVGLDFNTNLQLFTWWEMGLSANAGYFRNTFQGV; this comes from the coding sequence ATGAAATCATCAATCACTACTTTATTACTGTTGTTAGTTAGTTTGTCAGCCACGGCCCAATCATCCGTACTGACAGGCCGTGTGAAAGACGCTGCAAACGGACCGATACCCTTTGCAGACGTCTCTCTCCTGGCGGCGGCTGACTCTACCCGCGCCCATATGTCTGACGAAAACGGTTATTTTGAGCTAAAGGGTTTTAAAGACGGCAATTACACTTTAAAGGTGAGCGCGCTTGGCTTTAAAGATTTCACTAAAGCAATTGTTTTAAAGGGTAAAACGGATGTTGGAGATATTGTTCTCGAAGAATCATCGCAGCTGCTTGAAGAAGTAACCATAAATGCAAAACGCCCCATTGTACGCCGTAAGATAGACAGGCTGGAATTTGATGTTGAAAACTCAACACTTTCCTCTGAAAACGGATGGGAGATCTTAAAGAAGACTCCGGGCATAAACTCTGCCGGAAATGGTTTATCAATCCGTGGCAGCAGTAACGTTATGATTCTAATCAATGACAAACGTGTGTACTTTACAGGGCAGGAGCTACAACAGTTCCTTGAAAACACTCCCGGAGACCAGATAAAATCTATAGAGGTGATAACCAACCCGCCGGCAAAATATGAAGCGCAGGGAACATCAATCATCAATATTAAGATGAGGAAAAACTTCATGAAAGGCTACAAAGGTTCAGTGTCAGCGGCATATGTGCAATCTACTTACCCTAAGGGCGTTGTCTTTACCAGCCAAAATTACAGAAACGATAAATTCTCGGTTTACGGCAGCTATATGTACGGCTCGGGCACTTATCTTGAATTGGGCGAAAGCAGGCGGGAATACTTAAATAGCGCAGGCGGCCTGGAGTCGGTATGGCGCGGGCAAAATGATGCCAACTTTCAGGCCACGCAGCAAAACAGCTATAACTTCAATATGCAGTTTGAGCCGGACAGCCTTAATACTTTCAATATTGGTGCAAACGGCTTCTTCAGCCTGAAAAGCACAGCCGAAATTGACCATATCAACAGGATTTATGATGGTAATGGCAACCTCGACTCACTTTACACCAGCCGTAACCGAAGGAGCTACCCGTATAAAACCAACACCATTAACGGCTTTTATGAGCATAAGTTTACAGATAAAACTAATATCAATATTTCCGGCGATTACTCATGGTACTATAATTATGAAGGGCAGGATATCACGGCCGATTTTATGCTGCCGGATGCAGCCCCTTATCGCAGGGAGCGAATAAACAGTGATGATGACAGGCGCATCAGCCTCCTTTCGCTACAAGCCGACTTCGTGACACGCAAAGACAGTTCGGGTTTTGAAGGAGGCATTCGTTTCGGAAGGGTTACGGCTGATACCCAGCTGGTTTTTAGAGACAGTGATGGCGGCGATCTTGTATATAACCCTAATCTTTCAAACGAATTTTTGTATGATGAGAACATTTTTGCTGCCTATGCCGGTTATGACATGGAACTGGATAAGTGGAACCTGAAAGCAGGGTTGCGCGGCGAATATACCAGCCTCGAGGGCAATTCTGTAACAACAAACGAAGTAAATACACAAGAGTATTTTAAGCTGTTCCCAACTGCCTATGCATTATATAAAGCTAATGACAGCCACCATATCGGGCTTTCGTACGGCAAACGTATTGTGAGGCCGCAGTATAGCTGGCTAAGCCCGTTCCGTGCATACAGTAATCCTTATGTGTATTCAACCGGCGACCCGCGCCTGCAGCCAACAATTGCACATAACTTCAGCCTGCTGTATACCCTGAAGCAAAAGTTCAACTTTGACCTGTATTACAGGCATGAGGTTGACCCCGCGCTACAGGTTCAATATCAAGACTATGCTACCACGACGCTTATACGCAAATACACGAATATTGAAGATAATAACAGTGTAGGGCTTGATTTTAATACCAACCTGCAGCTTTTCACCTGGTGGGAAATGGGCCTTTCTGCAAACGCAGGTTATTTCAGGAATACTTTCCAGGGGGTATGA
- a CDS encoding outer membrane beta-barrel family protein: MYKLDRFTYFGNTDNRFILTKAKDLTINASYYYVSKSVSGVMEFDPYSNLSLSIRKTFFKGDGEVTLIGDDLLKSLKYKTTMQYGNQYVYDNSYGDSRSIRIQFRYRFGNQKLEGARERQKTEEQNRL; encoded by the coding sequence ATGTATAAGCTGGACAGATTTACGTATTTTGGAAATACCGATAACCGCTTTATACTTACCAAAGCGAAAGACCTTACTATAAATGCATCATATTATTACGTGAGCAAGAGCGTAAGTGGAGTTATGGAGTTTGACCCTTACTCAAACCTGAGCCTGAGCATACGCAAGACATTTTTTAAGGGTGATGGTGAAGTTACGCTTATTGGTGATGACCTGCTGAAAAGCCTTAAATATAAAACAACCATGCAGTACGGCAATCAATATGTATATGACAACAGTTATGGTGACTCACGAAGCATACGAATACAATTCAGGTATCGCTTTGGCAACCAGAAGCTTGAAGGAGCCCGTGAACGCCAAAAAACCGAAGAACAAAACAGGCTTTAA
- a CDS encoding TonB-dependent receptor, which translates to MYKIIASFLLISALSFAQEGSIAGRVTENGRPVPAATVIVVPSGITTATDEDGEFIIKQLQAGVYEIIVTSVGLQTNRQKITVVAGKMANLNFKMQEEGTELEEVVVTGTMKEMTRSESPIPVEIITPKLFKKNPTATLFEAMGMINGVQPQLNCSVCNTGDIHINGMEGPYTMILIDGMPIVSALSTVYGLNGIPNSIVERIEVVKGPGSSLYGSEAMGGIINVITKNPLKAPVFSADFFMTSWGELNFDTAMKFTAGKATGLFGVNYFNYSSRIDNNNDNFTDVTLQDRVSVFNKWNFDRKDGRIASIAGRYVYEDRWGGEMNWTPAFRGSDSIYGESIYTRRAELIGLYQLPVSERIFTQFSYNWHDQNSVYGTTPYMANQQVGFIQTYWDKQFGESHNFLLGAALRYTLYDDNTPATADIEGGNNPSKKTLPGIFIQDEWTITEKHKLLAGYRYDHDNDHGSVHSPRLAYKYSPNVNNTFRGSFGTGFRVVNLFTEDHAALTGAREVVIAEALDPERSYNLNLNYVLKIPTDNFIANLDFTGFYSYFTNKIVGDFDSDPNKIIYDNLKGHAVSRGVSLNAEIAFDFPLKIHAGTTYMDVYQMEDRGAGLERQVQLHAPEWSGTFVASYQLPNNYSVDLTGNWYGPMRLPILPHDYRPEYSPWFAIANVQFTKKFAYGLEFYGGMKNIFDFTPKDPLMRPFDPFDKTADDPVSNPNGYTFDTTYNYASLQGRRIFIGVRYNLL; encoded by the coding sequence ATGTACAAAATTATTGCTTCGTTTTTATTAATTTCAGCATTGTCATTTGCGCAGGAAGGATCAATTGCCGGAAGAGTTACCGAGAATGGCCGGCCTGTTCCTGCCGCTACTGTTATTGTAGTCCCGTCTGGTATAACAACTGCAACAGACGAAGATGGAGAGTTTATCATCAAACAATTGCAAGCGGGCGTGTATGAAATTATTGTGACATCTGTAGGTTTACAAACAAACAGGCAAAAAATAACTGTGGTGGCAGGAAAAATGGCTAACTTAAACTTTAAGATGCAGGAAGAAGGTACAGAACTTGAAGAAGTTGTTGTTACAGGTACCATGAAAGAGATGACCCGGTCTGAAAGCCCAATACCCGTTGAAATTATTACCCCTAAACTTTTTAAAAAGAATCCGACAGCAACTTTATTTGAAGCGATGGGTATGATCAACGGCGTGCAGCCACAGCTTAACTGTAGTGTTTGCAATACGGGCGACATCCACATCAACGGAATGGAAGGGCCCTATACCATGATTCTTATTGACGGAATGCCTATAGTCAGTGCGCTCTCAACAGTTTACGGGCTTAACGGAATACCGAACAGTATAGTGGAACGAATTGAAGTAGTGAAAGGCCCGGGCTCTTCACTTTACGGCAGCGAGGCTATGGGCGGCATCATCAACGTTATTACCAAAAATCCGCTGAAAGCGCCTGTGTTTTCGGCCGACTTCTTCATGACAAGCTGGGGTGAGCTCAATTTTGATACTGCAATGAAATTCACGGCCGGTAAAGCAACAGGATTGTTTGGGGTCAACTACTTCAACTACAGTTCGCGCATTGACAACAACAACGACAATTTTACCGATGTTACTTTGCAGGACAGGGTTTCCGTTTTCAATAAATGGAATTTTGACAGGAAAGACGGGCGCATTGCAAGCATAGCAGGCCGATATGTGTATGAAGACCGCTGGGGCGGCGAGATGAATTGGACACCTGCCTTCCGCGGAAGCGACAGCATTTACGGTGAAAGTATTTACACCCGCCGGGCTGAACTTATAGGGCTGTACCAGCTGCCGGTGAGTGAGCGTATTTTCACGCAGTTCTCTTACAACTGGCATGACCAGAATTCGGTTTACGGCACTACACCCTACATGGCCAATCAGCAAGTGGGTTTCATACAAACGTATTGGGATAAACAGTTTGGCGAAAGCCATAATTTTTTGCTTGGGGCTGCGCTGCGTTATACCTTATACGATGACAATACTCCTGCAACCGCTGATATTGAAGGAGGTAACAATCCCTCCAAAAAAACACTGCCGGGTATTTTCATTCAGGATGAATGGACAATTACTGAAAAGCACAAACTGCTTGCAGGCTACCGCTACGATCACGACAACGACCATGGCAGCGTTCATTCGCCGCGGCTTGCTTACAAGTATTCGCCTAATGTAAACAATACGTTCAGGGGCAGTTTCGGTACAGGTTTCCGCGTAGTTAACTTATTTACCGAAGACCATGCAGCACTTACCGGCGCACGTGAAGTTGTGATTGCCGAGGCGCTTGACCCAGAGCGTTCCTACAACCTTAACCTAAACTATGTACTGAAGATACCAACGGATAATTTCATTGCTAATCTTGATTTTACAGGGTTTTATTCTTACTTCACCAATAAGATTGTAGGTGATTTTGACAGCGACCCAAATAAGATTATTTATGATAACCTGAAAGGCCATGCCGTGTCACGAGGCGTATCTCTTAATGCGGAGATAGCATTTGATTTTCCGTTGAAGATACATGCAGGCACAACGTATATGGATGTGTACCAGATGGAAGACCGCGGTGCAGGCCTGGAACGGCAGGTACAGCTGCACGCTCCAGAATGGTCAGGAACATTTGTGGCTAGTTACCAATTGCCAAACAATTATAGTGTTGACCTTACCGGTAACTGGTATGGCCCCATGCGTTTGCCCATCCTGCCACACGATTACCGCCCGGAATACTCACCATGGTTTGCCATTGCCAACGTACAATTTACCAAGAAGTTTGCTTATGGGCTTGAGTTTTACGGTGGCATGAAAAATATCTTCGACTTTACCCCGAAAGACCCCTTAATGCGGCCATTTGATCCGTTTGATAAAACTGCTGATGACCCCGTAAGTAACCCTAACGGCTACACGTTTGACACTACGTATAATTATGCATCTTTGCAGGGGCGCAGGATATTTATCGGCGTTCGCTACAACCTGTTATGA
- a CDS encoding efflux RND transporter periplasmic adaptor subunit, which translates to MKIKYIVYALIIIGIGALVYYRIGKNKEEKGEGKGDGKRPPMAVSGIVVAPQEFENMLSLSGSIEANEQIELRSEVSGIAEKIYFQEGSQVSKGQVLVKINDVELRASLGEVRTRMTLASENARRAKLLLEKEAISREEYDIASADYKTAQAQVQLVNAQLAKTTLRAPFSGIIGLRNISPGTFVTPETLITTLVNSSQVKITFSIPEKYATQIKTNSNITFTVAGATEKFTAKVYALEPAVEVATRTLRVRAVAQNPGGKLIPGTFADVALPLEKIDDAFLIPTEAIVPVQNGKKVFISENGKAKEVMVQTGTRTDKDIVVLEGLKQGDTVLTTGVLTLKNDAPVKVKVTAKK; encoded by the coding sequence ATGAAGATAAAATATATTGTTTACGCACTTATAATCATTGGTATCGGAGCTCTTGTTTACTATAGGATAGGTAAGAATAAAGAAGAAAAAGGAGAAGGTAAAGGTGACGGTAAGCGCCCGCCAATGGCCGTGAGCGGAATAGTTGTGGCCCCGCAGGAGTTTGAGAACATGCTTTCACTTTCCGGTTCAATTGAAGCCAATGAGCAAATAGAGCTGCGCAGCGAGGTTTCAGGGATTGCAGAGAAAATTTATTTTCAGGAAGGTTCACAGGTGTCAAAAGGCCAGGTGCTTGTGAAAATAAACGACGTAGAACTCCGTGCATCTTTGGGCGAGGTGAGAACGAGGATGACATTAGCCTCAGAAAATGCCCGCCGTGCCAAATTGCTTTTAGAAAAAGAAGCCATTAGCCGCGAAGAATATGACATTGCCTCGGCGGACTATAAAACGGCTCAGGCACAGGTTCAGCTGGTAAATGCACAATTGGCTAAAACAACGCTGCGCGCCCCATTTAGCGGTATAATTGGCCTTCGAAATATATCACCAGGGACTTTTGTAACACCCGAAACGCTTATAACTACACTTGTGAACAGCAGCCAGGTTAAGATAACTTTTTCCATTCCGGAAAAGTATGCCACACAGATAAAAACAAATTCCAACATAACATTTACTGTTGCCGGCGCAACCGAAAAATTTACCGCAAAAGTATACGCGCTCGAGCCTGCGGTTGAGGTAGCTACCCGTACACTGCGTGTTCGTGCCGTGGCTCAAAACCCGGGTGGTAAGCTTATTCCGGGGACTTTTGCTGACGTAGCCCTTCCGCTTGAGAAGATAGATGATGCTTTCCTTATCCCGACTGAGGCGATTGTCCCGGTGCAAAATGGCAAAAAAGTTTTCATTTCTGAAAACGGCAAAGCAAAAGAAGTTATGGTGCAGACCGGTACGCGTACCGATAAAGATATTGTGGTGCTTGAGGGGCTTAAACAGGGCGATACGGTATTGACAACCGGTGTGTTAACCCTGAAGAACGATGCGCCTGTAAAGGTGAAAGTAACAGCTAAAAAGTAA
- a CDS encoding TolC family protein translates to MRFFLAIITILFTLGTNAQDTVVKPAYPLLTVEEAVTIALENNYDIRLSRNDLKIDEQNVSLANAGLLPNVSGTFSRNNSIQNSTQIRADGTQQELDNARNNQMNYGVNLGWTIFDGFRMFARYDQLKELRKQGDQELKLTILTRISDVMTTYYDLVQQQQLLKALDTAIVISKQRVTLADNRFKIGKAAKLELLNAQVDLNTDQTNYLRQAESYENTKTFLNELMARDLMTKFVVVDSVITDDKLKLVDLMNTAQGQNPQIQIAVINKKVAELNLKQVRGLRYPEIGVSTGYIFTESENSLGFARENSGQGWSYGLSANINIFNGFLQARNERIAKLQIDNSGIFIEQQTKAVNSRLMASFQTYLTNLELVNLEKKNEEIAKQNLDITMEKYRIGTITQIEVRTAQLNYINAIARNATAQYNAKISEVSLKELAGNIQF, encoded by the coding sequence ATGAGGTTTTTTTTAGCGATTATAACTATATTATTTACGCTTGGCACAAATGCGCAGGACACCGTTGTGAAGCCTGCGTATCCGCTCCTTACTGTTGAAGAGGCTGTGACCATAGCGCTTGAGAACAATTATGACATCCGCCTGAGCCGTAATGACCTGAAAATTGATGAGCAGAATGTAAGCCTTGCAAATGCGGGGCTGCTGCCCAACGTGTCGGGAACGTTTAGCCGGAATAACTCCATACAAAACTCAACACAGATAAGGGCTGATGGTACGCAACAGGAACTTGATAACGCACGCAACAACCAGATGAACTACGGCGTAAACCTGGGTTGGACTATTTTTGACGGCTTCCGGATGTTTGCACGCTACGACCAGCTCAAGGAATTGAGAAAGCAGGGCGATCAGGAATTGAAGCTGACTATTCTCACGCGTATAAGTGATGTAATGACAACCTATTATGACCTCGTGCAGCAGCAACAATTATTGAAGGCACTCGACACAGCTATCGTAATTTCAAAACAGCGCGTAACCCTGGCCGATAACCGTTTCAAAATCGGGAAGGCTGCAAAACTTGAACTGCTAAACGCGCAGGTTGACCTGAATACAGACCAGACCAATTACCTTCGCCAGGCAGAATCTTACGAGAATACAAAAACCTTTTTGAACGAACTGATGGCGCGCGACCTGATGACAAAGTTTGTAGTGGTTGACTCGGTAATAACCGATGACAAACTGAAACTGGTTGACCTGATGAATACCGCACAAGGCCAAAATCCGCAAATACAAATTGCAGTCATCAATAAGAAGGTAGCCGAGCTCAACCTGAAGCAAGTACGCGGGTTGCGCTATCCGGAGATAGGGGTAAGCACCGGTTATATCTTTACCGAAAGCGAAAACAGCCTCGGGTTTGCAAGGGAAAACAGCGGCCAGGGGTGGAGCTATGGTCTTTCGGCAAATATCAACATCTTCAACGGCTTCCTGCAGGCACGTAATGAACGAATTGCAAAGCTGCAGATAGATAATAGCGGCATTTTTATTGAGCAGCAAACTAAAGCTGTAAATTCACGCCTTATGGCGTCATTCCAAACGTACCTTACAAATCTTGAGCTAGTGAACCTCGAAAAGAAAAATGAGGAAATCGCAAAACAAAACCTCGACATTACAATGGAGAAATACCGCATAGGAACCATCACACAGATTGAGGTCCGCACAGCACAGCTCAACTACATAAACGCTATAGCCCGTAATGCCACTGCACAATACAATGCAAAAATTAGCGAAGTATCATTGAAGGAACTGGCAGGTAATATACAGTTTTAA
- a CDS encoding glycoside hydrolase family 30 beta sandwich domain-containing protein: MKKISLILLLSGTVLFAQNKKQYNPDGKKVTVYTTAENTQLRISPAASTLSFAPYSQPTEGEVSIFVNPGQTFQTVMGIGGAITDASAETFAKLSPKAQQQFLDAYYDANKGIGYTLARTTIHSSDFASGSYTYVEEGDKDLKTFRVDHDKQFRIPLIKKAITAAGDKLTMYASPWSPPAFMKTNGSMLKGGKLKPEFYQSWANYYTKFINAYEKEGIPIWGISIQNEPMATQVWESCIYTGEEERDFLKNYLGPTMKKAGYGNKKIIAWDHNRDMLYQRTSTMLDDPEAAKYVWGIGFHWYENWSGGENMFDNVKLVHEAYPNTNLIFTEGCKEKFDINRINDWKLGEMYGTNMINDFNNGLVAWTDWNILLDETGGPNHVKNLCFAPVHGNTKTGELMFTNSYYYIGHISKFVRPGAKRIACSPSRSALEATAFINTDGKVAVIVMNKGNEKVEYNLWIQGKATKVESPAHSIQTLVF; the protein is encoded by the coding sequence ATGAAGAAAATATCACTAATCCTACTGCTTTCAGGCACTGTGCTTTTCGCACAGAATAAAAAACAATACAATCCTGACGGGAAAAAAGTTACGGTTTACACCACTGCCGAAAACACGCAGCTACGTATTTCACCTGCTGCATCCACCCTCTCCTTCGCGCCCTACAGCCAGCCGACTGAAGGTGAGGTTTCCATCTTCGTAAACCCGGGCCAGACATTCCAGACCGTGATGGGCATAGGTGGCGCGATTACAGATGCGTCTGCCGAAACGTTTGCCAAGCTTTCTCCTAAAGCGCAGCAGCAGTTTCTGGATGCTTATTATGATGCAAACAAGGGCATCGGCTATACGCTGGCGCGCACTACTATTCACAGTAGTGATTTTGCCAGCGGAAGTTATACCTATGTTGAAGAGGGCGACAAAGATTTAAAAACCTTCAGGGTTGACCACGATAAGCAGTTCCGCATACCGCTCATTAAAAAAGCAATTACAGCTGCGGGTGATAAGCTTACCATGTACGCTTCACCCTGGAGCCCGCCTGCGTTTATGAAGACAAACGGCAGCATGCTGAAGGGTGGTAAACTAAAGCCGGAGTTCTACCAAAGCTGGGCTAATTATTATACGAAGTTTATTAACGCTTACGAGAAAGAGGGAATTCCAATTTGGGGCATATCCATACAAAATGAGCCTATGGCTACGCAGGTATGGGAGTCATGCATTTACACTGGCGAGGAGGAACGTGATTTCCTGAAAAACTATCTTGGTCCAACAATGAAGAAAGCAGGTTACGGCAACAAGAAAATCATTGCGTGGGACCATAACCGCGACATGCTTTACCAGCGCACCAGCACAATGCTTGACGACCCTGAAGCTGCAAAATATGTGTGGGGTATCGGTTTTCACTGGTATGAGAACTGGAGCGGCGGAGAGAATATGTTTGACAACGTTAAACTGGTACATGAAGCCTACCCGAATACCAATCTTATCTTTACGGAAGGCTGCAAGGAGAAATTCGACATTAACCGCATTAACGACTGGAAGCTTGGCGAGATGTACGGTACAAATATGATCAATGACTTCAACAACGGGCTTGTAGCGTGGACTGACTGGAACATCCTGCTTGACGAGACCGGCGGGCCTAACCACGTGAAGAATCTTTGCTTTGCACCTGTTCATGGCAATACCAAAACCGGTGAATTGATGTTTACTAACAGTTATTATTATATAGGGCACATCTCGAAATTCGTGCGTCCGGGTGCAAAACGTATAGCCTGCTCACCAAGCCGAAGTGCGCTTGAAGCAACTGCTTTTATTAATACTGATGGTAAAGTAGCCGTTATTGTAATGAATAAGGGTAATGAAAAGGTTGAGTACAATCTTTGGATTCAGGGGAAAGCTACAAAAGTTGAAAGCCCGGCGCACTCAATACAGACGCTGGTGTTTTAA
- the rpe gene encoding ribulose-phosphate 3-epimerase: protein MKNTLIAPSVLSADFANLQRDIEMINNSDADWFHIDIMDGVFVPNISFGMPVLQAITRHAKKTIDVHLMIVNPDQYIKTFAQLGANNLTVHYEACTHLHRTLQAIKAEGMKGGVAINPHTNVSLLEDIIKDIDVVCLMSVNPGFGGQSFIENTYDKIKKLKEIINRHEASTLIEIDGGVSDKNAVKLVEAGADVLVAGNFVFSASNPTETIASLKKLTSF from the coding sequence ATGAAAAATACCCTCATAGCGCCATCGGTGCTTTCGGCAGATTTTGCCAACCTCCAACGCGACATTGAAATGATTAATAACAGTGATGCCGACTGGTTTCACATTGACATTATGGATGGCGTTTTTGTGCCCAACATATCTTTCGGGATGCCGGTTTTACAAGCCATTACACGCCACGCAAAGAAGACTATTGATGTTCACCTGATGATAGTAAACCCCGACCAGTATATAAAAACTTTTGCCCAGCTTGGCGCCAACAACCTTACTGTACACTATGAGGCCTGTACCCACTTGCACCGCACGCTTCAGGCAATAAAAGCCGAGGGTATGAAAGGGGGTGTTGCTATAAATCCGCACACTAATGTTTCACTTTTGGAAGACATTATTAAAGATATTGATGTGGTTTGCCTTATGAGCGTTAACCCGGGATTTGGCGGGCAATCGTTCATTGAAAACACATATGATAAAATAAAGAAGCTGAAAGAAATCATCAACCGTCATGAGGCTTCAACCCTTATTGAGATTGACGGCGGCGTAAGTGATAAAAATGCCGTAAAACTTGTTGAAGCCGGAGCCGATGTACTGGTTGCAGGCAATTTTGTTTTTAGTGCAAGTAACCCCACCGAGACTATTGCATCATTGAAAAAGCTGACTTCTTTTTAA
- a CDS encoding RNA polymerase sigma factor RpoD/SigA, with amino-acid sequence MRQLKITKQVTNRETASLDKYLQEIGKVDLITADEEVELAQRIKAGDQRALEKLTKANLRFVVSVAKQYQNQGLTLPDLINEGNLGLIKAAQRFDETRGFKFISYAVWWIRQSILQALAEQSRIVRLPLNKIGSINKINKMYALLEQSNERAPSAEEIAKELDMTVNDVKESMKNSGRHLSMDAPLVEGEDSNLYDVLRSGESPNPDRELIHESLRTEIERALETLTPREADVVRLYFGLGDQHPMTLEEIGETFDLTRERVRQIKEKAIRRLKHTSRSKILKTYLG; translated from the coding sequence ATGAGACAATTAAAAATTACCAAGCAGGTTACCAACAGGGAAACTGCATCGTTAGACAAGTACCTTCAGGAGATTGGAAAAGTGGATCTTATCACTGCGGATGAGGAGGTAGAATTAGCTCAACGTATAAAAGCCGGAGACCAGAGGGCGCTGGAGAAGCTTACAAAAGCCAACCTTCGTTTCGTGGTATCGGTGGCAAAACAGTATCAAAACCAAGGGCTTACCCTTCCCGACCTTATCAACGAGGGTAACTTAGGGCTTATAAAGGCAGCACAGCGTTTTGACGAAACGCGTGGTTTCAAATTCATATCATACGCCGTATGGTGGATCCGCCAGTCGATTCTTCAGGCATTAGCTGAACAGTCGCGTATTGTGAGGCTACCGCTTAACAAGATCGGTTCTATAAACAAGATCAACAAGATGTATGCATTGCTTGAGCAAAGCAATGAGCGTGCCCCGTCGGCTGAAGAGATTGCGAAAGAGCTTGACATGACGGTGAATGATGTGAAGGAAAGCATGAAGAACAGTGGACGCCACCTTTCGATGGATGCGCCGCTTGTTGAGGGTGAAGACTCTAACCTTTATGACGTACTACGCTCAGGCGAATCACCAAACCCTGACCGTGAGCTGATACATGAATCGCTTCGTACAGAGATTGAGCGTGCGCTTGAGACACTTACGCCGCGTGAGGCTGATGTGGTGAGGCTTTACTTTGGGCTTGGCGACCAGCACCCTATGACCCTTGAAGAGATAGGCGAAACCTTTGACCTGACCCGCGAGCGTGTGCGCCAGATTAAAGAAAAGGCTATCAGGAGGTTGAAGCATACATCGCGCAGCAAAATCCTTAAAACATATTTGGGATAA